A single window of Streptomyces sp. NBC_00464 DNA harbors:
- a CDS encoding antitoxin yields the protein MSMLDKIKGLMKGHPDQARQGVEKGGDFIDKKTGNKYSGQVDSAQQKLHDQTGERRPPADER from the coding sequence ATGAGCATGCTCGACAAGATCAAGGGCCTGATGAAGGGGCACCCTGACCAGGCCCGCCAGGGAGTCGAGAAGGGTGGCGACTTCATCGACAAGAAGACGGGTAACAAGTACAGCGGTCAGGTCGATTCCGCCCAGCAGAAGCTCCATGACCAGACCGGCGAACGCCGTCCGCCCGCCGACGAACGGTAG
- a CDS encoding SpoIIE family protein phosphatase yields the protein MTWYGAARRTPLSASGSLSGRLDSGRAPDELSLVLAQAVVNAIESAGGQAGGVYLPSLTPGLLRLAVLAGLPGPLFRPWWRMHVNRPFPVAEAFRSGHAVHLADAEEAMRRFPQLMAGLPFPFGSLYVPVVSGGKTVAVLVVLRPATPGKPVGTADRRRLRSVAEGLGSALAGLESAGTKAAWDEEPLPVQLPAGSSPPVRIGRFDWDLESGAVGADDELCAILGTAPEEFPGTIDALAARLAPEDLYGLWALGRQAVGSGGPVVRRMRLRGPDGRSHLLEVSGRRDNAADPTTTTHLAGFLVDLGIGPVVAEAADRLPRGIFSLDRFARITYINHLAEEILGRPRSELVGQVLWEALPWFANPAYEDHYRAAMISDAPVHFLARRAVPPSWLSVSLYPGHDGLTAVLAPTEQPAYTPGSVVSPGLGLGSPADRSAALYRPVALAIALTEAVTARQVSAVVTEELLPAFGGRQLAIYLLKERHLYLEWETGFPHGFLDRFDGVALDARIPGVETLTTGRPIFFESMQRLAAAYPGIPMDADVGARAFLPLIASGRHVGSCILGFDQPRGFSPEERTVLTALAGLIAQALQRAQRYDTEAALARGLQDVLLPHGLPVVDGVDTAGRYLAGTQGMDVGGDWYDVIETGRKLALVIGDVQGHGVAAAATMGQLRSALRAFALSGHDPQEVMSGTNRLLIDLDPGQFASCCYVVMDPATGRTQAVRAGHPQPVMRRPDGTAEVMDLPGGIVLGIDAEASYPVTELHLAPGAMLALYTDGMVEESGTDIDVGVERLRSTIAGFGPASLAETADHVIGRARQAADRPDDIALLLAARWADDP from the coding sequence GTGACCTGGTACGGCGCTGCCCGGCGTACTCCGCTCAGTGCGAGCGGCAGTCTGTCCGGGAGACTGGACAGTGGCCGGGCGCCGGACGAACTGTCCCTGGTGCTCGCGCAGGCTGTCGTGAACGCGATCGAGTCCGCCGGCGGGCAGGCCGGCGGCGTCTACCTGCCTTCCCTCACCCCGGGGCTGCTGCGTCTGGCCGTGCTTGCGGGGCTGCCAGGACCGTTGTTCCGCCCCTGGTGGCGGATGCATGTGAACCGCCCGTTCCCGGTCGCCGAAGCCTTCCGGTCGGGCCACGCCGTGCACCTCGCCGACGCGGAGGAGGCGATGCGGCGCTTTCCGCAGCTGATGGCGGGCCTGCCGTTCCCCTTCGGCTCTCTCTATGTACCGGTCGTCAGCGGGGGGAAGACGGTCGCGGTGCTGGTCGTACTGCGCCCGGCGACCCCCGGGAAGCCGGTGGGAACCGCCGACCGGCGCAGGCTGCGGAGCGTCGCCGAAGGGCTCGGCTCGGCACTGGCCGGACTGGAGTCCGCGGGAACGAAGGCGGCGTGGGACGAGGAGCCGCTTCCCGTCCAGCTTCCGGCAGGAAGTTCGCCACCGGTACGGATCGGCCGTTTCGACTGGGACCTCGAAAGCGGCGCCGTCGGCGCGGACGACGAGCTGTGCGCCATCCTGGGCACCGCACCGGAGGAGTTCCCCGGAACCATCGACGCGCTGGCGGCGCGGCTTGCCCCGGAGGACCTGTACGGGCTGTGGGCGCTGGGCCGCCAGGCGGTGGGCTCGGGCGGGCCGGTCGTCCGCAGGATGCGGCTGCGCGGCCCCGACGGACGCTCGCACCTGCTGGAGGTGTCCGGTCGCCGGGACAACGCCGCGGACCCCACCACCACGACCCATCTGGCGGGGTTCCTGGTGGACCTCGGGATCGGCCCGGTCGTCGCGGAGGCGGCCGACCGGCTGCCGCGCGGCATCTTCTCCCTCGACCGCTTCGCCCGGATCACCTACATCAACCACCTGGCCGAGGAGATCCTCGGCCGTCCCCGGTCGGAGCTGGTCGGACAGGTCCTCTGGGAGGCCCTGCCGTGGTTCGCGAACCCCGCCTACGAGGATCACTACCGTGCCGCGATGATCTCCGACGCGCCGGTCCACTTCCTCGCCCGCCGCGCCGTCCCTCCGTCGTGGCTCTCCGTCTCGCTGTACCCCGGTCACGACGGTCTGACGGCCGTCCTCGCCCCGACCGAACAGCCGGCCTACACACCGGGGTCCGTCGTCTCGCCCGGCCTGGGTCTCGGCTCGCCCGCCGACCGCTCCGCCGCGCTCTACCGGCCGGTCGCCCTGGCCATCGCCCTCACCGAGGCCGTCACCGCCCGCCAGGTGTCCGCCGTGGTCACCGAGGAGCTGCTCCCCGCCTTCGGCGGCCGGCAGCTCGCGATCTACCTGCTCAAGGAGCGCCACCTCTACCTGGAGTGGGAGACCGGCTTCCCGCACGGCTTCCTGGACCGGTTCGACGGCGTCGCCCTGGACGCCCGTATCCCCGGGGTCGAGACCCTGACCACCGGGCGCCCCATCTTCTTCGAGTCGATGCAGCGGCTGGCCGCCGCGTATCCCGGCATCCCCATGGACGCCGACGTCGGCGCGCGCGCCTTCCTTCCTCTGATCGCCTCCGGGCGGCACGTCGGCTCGTGCATTCTCGGCTTCGACCAGCCGCGCGGCTTCAGCCCGGAGGAGCGTACGGTCCTGACCGCGTTGGCCGGCCTCATCGCGCAGGCGCTCCAACGAGCCCAGCGGTACGACACCGAGGCGGCCCTGGCCCGCGGACTGCAGGACGTCCTGCTCCCGCACGGACTGCCCGTCGTGGACGGCGTGGACACCGCGGGCCGCTACCTCGCCGGCACCCAGGGTATGGACGTCGGCGGTGACTGGTACGACGTCATCGAGACCGGCCGCAAGCTCGCCCTGGTCATCGGGGACGTACAGGGTCACGGCGTCGCCGCCGCCGCGACCATGGGGCAACTGCGCAGCGCACTACGGGCGTTCGCGCTCAGCGGGCACGATCCGCAGGAAGTGATGAGCGGGACCAACCGGCTGCTCATCGATCTCGACCCCGGCCAGTTCGCCAGCTGCTGCTACGTCGTCATGGACCCGGCCACCGGCCGCACCCAGGCCGTGCGAGCCGGTCATCCGCAACCCGTGATGCGCCGGCCCGACGGCACGGCCGAGGTCATGGACCTGCCGGGCGGCATCGTCCTCGGGATCGACGCCGAGGCGTCCTACCCCGTCACCGAGCTGCACCTCGCCCCCGGCGCGATGCTCGCCCTGTACACCGACGGCATGGTCGAGGAGTCGGGAACGGACATCGACGTGGGCGTCGAGCGGTTGCGCAGCACGATCGCCGGATTCGGCCCGGCCTCCCTGGCGGAAACGGCCGACCATGTGATCGGCCGTGCCAGGCAGGCCGCGGACCGTCCCGACGACATCGCCCTGCTTCTCGCCGCCCGGTGGGCCGACGACCCCTGA
- a CDS encoding DHA2 family efflux MFS transporter permease subunit, translated as MLGKKRVGSGPAGLDGALLTLVGVMVLGGMMSYLDATIVNVGISTLGGEFHASLATVEWVTTGYLLAVALAIPLAGWAMVRFGAKRMWLLGLSVFLAGSTLCAFAWNAESLIAFRIVQGLGGGMVDPIMMTVVAGAAGPARVGRVMGLVSVPITLGPVVGPIIGGLLLDNLSWEWMFLVNIPFALAAIVLAVRVLPADPPPDKGPVPLDSLGVALLCPGFAALVFALSRAGGEGFGDAGVIIALGLGLALFTAYAAHALRTTRTPLLDLRLFAGKGFGASVATMFLLGGGLFSLLFLLPLYYQQVQGHSVLRSGLLLAPLGLGTLIGMPVAGRLADRVGARRLVPTGALLIGAGALVFTGSDADTPQLALTAAQFAAGFGMGLVGAPTMGSVYRTVPGDAVAGATGAVFILNQIGASLGIAVVALILQDGGSVTTPTAATFSRAFWWPVAAAAVVFVAGLLLPGRPQPEPSGADPATAAHPATGPA; from the coding sequence GTGTTAGGCAAGAAGCGAGTGGGAAGCGGGCCGGCCGGGCTCGATGGCGCCCTGCTCACCCTGGTCGGCGTCATGGTGCTCGGCGGGATGATGTCCTACCTGGACGCGACGATCGTCAACGTCGGGATCAGCACGCTGGGCGGCGAGTTCCACGCATCCCTGGCCACCGTCGAGTGGGTCACCACCGGCTATCTGCTCGCGGTCGCCCTCGCCATTCCGCTGGCCGGATGGGCGATGGTCCGCTTCGGCGCCAAGCGCATGTGGCTGCTGGGCCTCTCGGTCTTTCTGGCCGGGTCCACGCTCTGCGCCTTCGCCTGGAACGCGGAGAGCCTGATCGCCTTCCGTATCGTCCAGGGCCTCGGCGGCGGAATGGTCGACCCGATCATGATGACGGTCGTGGCGGGTGCCGCGGGACCTGCCAGGGTCGGCCGGGTCATGGGCCTGGTCTCCGTACCGATCACGCTCGGACCGGTGGTCGGCCCGATCATCGGCGGTCTGTTGCTGGACAACCTCTCCTGGGAGTGGATGTTCCTGGTCAACATCCCGTTCGCGCTCGCCGCGATCGTGCTGGCGGTACGGGTGCTGCCGGCCGACCCGCCGCCGGACAAAGGCCCCGTCCCGCTCGACTCGCTGGGCGTCGCGCTGCTCTGCCCCGGATTTGCCGCGCTCGTGTTCGCCCTGTCACGGGCCGGCGGCGAAGGGTTCGGCGATGCCGGGGTGATCATCGCTCTGGGCCTCGGCCTCGCCCTGTTCACCGCGTACGCCGCACACGCTCTGCGCACCACTCGCACGCCCCTGCTCGATCTGCGGCTGTTCGCCGGCAAGGGCTTCGGGGCAAGCGTCGCCACCATGTTCCTGCTCGGCGGCGGGCTGTTCTCCCTGCTCTTCCTGCTGCCCCTCTACTACCAGCAGGTGCAGGGGCACAGCGTGCTCCGGTCCGGTCTGCTGCTCGCCCCGTTGGGCCTCGGCACGCTCATCGGCATGCCGGTGGCGGGCCGGCTGGCGGACCGTGTCGGCGCCCGCCGGCTGGTGCCCACCGGCGCCCTGCTGATCGGGGCCGGCGCCCTGGTCTTCACAGGTTCCGATGCAGACACCCCACAACTCGCACTGACCGCAGCGCAGTTCGCCGCGGGCTTCGGTATGGGACTGGTCGGCGCGCCGACGATGGGATCGGTCTACCGGACCGTGCCGGGTGACGCCGTGGCGGGCGCCACCGGCGCCGTCTTCATCCTCAACCAGATCGGGGCGTCGCTGGGCATCGCCGTCGTCGCGCTGATCCTCCAGGACGGCGGTTCCGTCACGACACCCACGGCCGCCACCTTCTCCCGCGCCTTCTGGTGGCCCGTCGCAGCGGCGGCCGTGGTCTTCGTCGCGGGACTGCTGCTCCCTGGCAGGCCGCAGCCCGAACCCTCGGGGGCCGATCCGGCGACTGCCGCCCATCCGGCGACCGGCCCGGCCTGA
- a CDS encoding TetR/AcrR family transcriptional regulator, whose product MRVGENAQMAGGPADRGRLDKRRAIVEAALRVFAQVGYAQASLDVIAAEAGVSKPTIYNHLGSKENLFRHVMTETAARANAKTLDVLTAFPTDPAELRSGLEDVAHKLVDCYCDEQSEAVRRLLYAEAVRFPDLFDVVRASGPNQFTEALAGRIARLANAGYLRIEDPVRAANQFIALVYEEVPAMSALGTRPLDPVDVSKVVTAGVDTFLRAFGPAPSGAPIAGAGGTGEA is encoded by the coding sequence ATGAGAGTCGGCGAGAACGCGCAGATGGCCGGTGGCCCGGCGGACCGAGGGCGGCTGGACAAACGCCGGGCGATCGTGGAGGCCGCCCTGCGGGTCTTCGCACAGGTCGGCTATGCGCAGGCGAGCCTCGATGTGATCGCGGCAGAGGCCGGGGTCTCCAAGCCGACGATCTACAACCACCTGGGGTCGAAGGAGAATCTGTTCCGGCACGTCATGACGGAGACGGCGGCCCGGGCCAATGCCAAGACCCTCGACGTGCTGACGGCCTTCCCCACCGATCCGGCGGAGCTGCGGTCGGGTCTGGAGGACGTGGCGCACAAGCTCGTCGACTGTTACTGCGACGAACAGTCCGAGGCCGTGCGGCGGCTGCTGTATGCGGAGGCCGTGCGTTTTCCGGACCTCTTCGACGTGGTCCGGGCCAGTGGGCCCAACCAGTTCACCGAGGCGCTCGCGGGCCGGATCGCCCGGCTCGCGAACGCCGGGTACCTGCGCATCGAGGACCCCGTCCGGGCGGCCAACCAGTTCATCGCGCTGGTCTACGAGGAGGTCCCTGCGATGAGTGCGCTGGGCACCCGCCCTCTCGACCCGGTGGACGTCTCGAAGGTCGTCACGGCGGGTGTGGACACGTTCCTGCGCGCCTTCGGCCCGGCTCCCTCCGGTGCGCCCATTGCGGGAGCGGGCGGAACCGGAGAGGCCTGA
- a CDS encoding geranylgeranyl reductase family protein gives MREAHADQSAPDERSAPGPSEDAQVIVVGAGPAGSSAAFHLARAGVDVLLLEKSSFPREKVCGDGLTPRAVHQLIRMGVDIKAPGWTRSRGMRWVAGERQVQIDWPALGGYPDFGLTRSRHDFDDILARHAVAAGARLRTGVKVTEPVTDRTGRITGVTAVSGAGGGQVVHRAPVVIAADGASARLALAMGLERDTKRQIATAARRYYRSPERSREEFLELWADLRHPRSDRFLPGYGWIFPMGDGRVNVGLGAIPHRRHGKADLRATMDRWLARTPEAWGLREENAEGPVRSAALPLGFNRHPLYTRGLLLVGDSGGMISPWNGEGIGQALEAGEVAAETAALALALPAGPRRERALHHYPVEMNRRWGSYYRLGNTAADLVFSRSGFQPVLNRYVMGSPFLLNTLARLLTNLTDRPSRDVIDHVLNTAVRLVPAPNARRR, from the coding sequence ATGCGGGAAGCGCACGCAGACCAGTCCGCCCCGGACGAACGCTCCGCCCCCGGCCCGTCCGAGGACGCCCAGGTGATCGTGGTGGGTGCGGGGCCGGCCGGCTCGTCCGCCGCCTTCCACCTCGCCCGGGCGGGTGTCGACGTGCTGCTGCTGGAGAAGTCCTCGTTCCCTCGGGAGAAGGTGTGCGGTGACGGCCTCACCCCGCGCGCGGTGCACCAGCTCATCCGGATGGGCGTCGACATCAAGGCCCCCGGGTGGACGCGGTCGCGCGGAATGCGCTGGGTGGCCGGCGAGCGGCAGGTGCAGATCGACTGGCCCGCACTGGGCGGCTACCCGGACTTCGGCCTCACGCGCAGCCGGCACGATTTCGACGACATCCTGGCCCGCCACGCGGTGGCCGCCGGGGCCCGGCTGCGCACCGGTGTGAAGGTGACGGAGCCGGTGACCGACCGGACCGGCCGGATCACCGGGGTCACGGCGGTGTCCGGTGCGGGAGGAGGGCAGGTGGTGCACCGGGCTCCGGTCGTCATCGCGGCGGACGGCGCCTCCGCGCGGCTCGCACTCGCGATGGGGCTGGAGCGTGACACGAAGCGGCAGATCGCCACGGCTGCCCGCCGCTACTACCGCAGCCCCGAGCGGTCCCGTGAGGAGTTCCTGGAGCTCTGGGCCGACCTCCGCCATCCCCGGAGCGACCGCTTCCTGCCGGGCTACGGCTGGATCTTTCCGATGGGTGACGGCCGGGTCAACGTGGGACTCGGCGCGATCCCCCATCGCCGCCACGGCAAGGCCGACCTGCGGGCCACGATGGACCGGTGGCTGGCCCGGACACCCGAGGCGTGGGGGCTGCGCGAGGAGAACGCCGAGGGGCCCGTCCGCAGCGCCGCGCTGCCGCTGGGCTTCAACCGTCATCCGCTGTACACCAGGGGACTCCTCCTGGTCGGCGATTCAGGAGGCATGATCAGCCCCTGGAACGGCGAGGGCATCGGCCAGGCACTGGAGGCCGGCGAGGTGGCGGCCGAGACGGCCGCGCTCGCACTGGCCCTGCCGGCGGGCCCGAGGCGGGAGAGGGCGCTCCACCACTACCCGGTCGAGATGAACCGCCGCTGGGGCAGCTACTACCGGCTCGGCAACACGGCCGCGGATCTGGTGTTCAGCCGGTCGGGGTTCCAGCCCGTGCTCAACCGCTACGTGATGGGCTCCCCGTTCCTCCTCAACACCCTGGCCCGGCTGCTCACCAATCTCACGGACAGGCCCTCGCGCGATGTGATCGACCATGTCCTGAACACGGCGGTGCGCCTGGTCCCCGCCCCGAACGCCCGGCGCCGCTGA
- a CDS encoding SpoIIE family protein phosphatase has translation MLGIVSLLVVTAVVALVVQGRHDSMNVARARSLSVAETFAHAPGIAAALDSRDPTALLQPRAEEIRRSTGVEYVVVAGTNGIRYTHPDIALIGKHIIGPYKEALEGKPFTKTVTASRGLAVNSVVPVQRPDGTAAGLVSVGIKVDTVNKRAFPSIPLALGAAGAALALTAGGAALVSRRLGRQTRGLGPAEMTRMYEHHDAVLHAVREGVLIIGADGRLVLANDEARRLLGLPAEAEGRAVTELGLDPRTAELLASGRVATDELRPAGSRLLAVNLRPTGERGGPPGTVATIRDTTELQAVTGRAETVRERLLLLYRAGARIGTTLDVTTTAQELADVAAPGFADCATVDLADSVLRGEEPAQPSGDVMDMRRTAVSGVGPDHPLYPLGRVIGFVPTSVEGLGSSSGHTWMVPDLTASQQWRLTDPEQAARILEYGFHSLLSVPLHARGVILGMANFWRAQNEAPFDAEDLSFAEELVARAAVSVDNARRFTREHEMAVTLQRSLLPSGLPEQNALDVAYRYLPAQAGVGGDWFDVIPLSGARVALVVGDVVGHGLHAAATMGRLRTTVHNFSTLDLPPDELLGHLDELVVRMDQDEETGGGSITGATCLYAIYDAVSGRCSVARAGHPGPALVLPDGTVEFPDIPAGLPLGIGGMPFEAIELEVPEGSRLVLYTDGLVERRDQDIDEGVAQLRNALAGRDRTPEETCDDVLEALLPTRPGDDVALLVARTRTLDPARRVQWQVDPDPAAVAGVRKEAMRWLADRGLDEEGFVTELILSELVTNAIRYGSEPISVRLLYDRALICEVSDCSSTSPHLRYAATTDEGGRGLFLVAQFAERWGTRYTERGKVIWSEQTLDESPPSG, from the coding sequence ATGCTGGGAATCGTGTCGCTGCTCGTCGTGACGGCCGTCGTCGCCCTGGTGGTGCAGGGCAGACACGACAGCATGAACGTGGCCAGGGCCCGCTCACTGAGCGTCGCGGAGACCTTCGCCCACGCGCCCGGCATCGCGGCGGCCCTGGACAGCAGGGACCCCACCGCCCTCCTGCAGCCCCGAGCGGAGGAGATCCGCCGCAGCACCGGGGTGGAGTACGTCGTCGTGGCGGGGACCAACGGCATCCGCTACACCCACCCTGACATCGCGCTGATCGGGAAGCACATCATCGGTCCGTACAAGGAAGCCCTGGAGGGCAAGCCCTTCACCAAGACCGTGACGGCAAGCCGAGGCCTCGCGGTCAATTCCGTGGTGCCCGTCCAACGGCCCGACGGCACGGCCGCCGGGCTGGTCTCCGTCGGCATCAAGGTCGACACGGTGAACAAGCGGGCATTCCCGAGCATCCCGCTCGCCCTGGGCGCCGCAGGGGCCGCACTCGCCCTCACAGCGGGCGGCGCGGCCCTGGTGAGCCGACGTCTGGGCCGCCAGACGCGCGGCCTCGGCCCGGCCGAGATGACCCGGATGTACGAACACCACGACGCGGTGCTGCACGCGGTCCGCGAAGGCGTCCTCATCATCGGCGCGGACGGCCGGCTGGTCCTGGCCAACGACGAGGCCCGCCGCCTCCTGGGGCTGCCCGCCGAAGCCGAGGGCCGCGCGGTGACGGAGCTGGGACTGGACCCCCGCACCGCGGAGCTGCTGGCCTCCGGACGCGTGGCCACCGACGAGCTGCGGCCTGCCGGGAGCCGGCTGCTGGCCGTCAACCTCCGCCCCACGGGCGAACGCGGCGGACCGCCCGGCACGGTCGCCACCATCCGGGACACCACGGAACTGCAGGCAGTCACCGGCCGGGCGGAGACCGTGCGTGAGCGGCTGCTGCTCCTGTACCGGGCGGGGGCCCGCATCGGGACCACTCTCGACGTCACCACGACCGCGCAGGAACTGGCGGACGTGGCCGCCCCCGGCTTCGCCGACTGCGCGACGGTCGACCTCGCCGACTCCGTACTGCGCGGAGAGGAACCGGCGCAGCCCTCCGGCGACGTGATGGACATGCGCCGCACCGCTGTGAGCGGCGTCGGCCCGGACCATCCCCTCTACCCGCTGGGCCGCGTGATCGGCTTCGTACCCACCAGCGTCGAAGGTCTCGGCAGCAGCAGCGGGCACACCTGGATGGTGCCCGACCTGACCGCGTCCCAGCAGTGGCGCCTGACCGACCCCGAGCAGGCCGCGCGGATCCTGGAGTACGGGTTCCACTCGCTGCTCTCGGTGCCCCTGCACGCGCGCGGGGTCATTCTCGGCATGGCCAACTTCTGGCGCGCGCAGAACGAGGCCCCCTTCGACGCGGAGGACCTTTCCTTCGCCGAGGAACTGGTGGCCCGGGCGGCGGTCAGCGTCGACAACGCCCGGCGTTTCACCCGCGAGCACGAGATGGCGGTGACCCTGCAGCGCAGCCTGCTCCCGAGCGGCCTTCCCGAGCAGAACGCCCTGGACGTCGCCTACCGCTATCTGCCGGCCCAGGCAGGGGTGGGCGGGGACTGGTTCGATGTGATCCCGTTGTCCGGAGCCCGGGTCGCGCTCGTCGTCGGCGACGTGGTCGGGCACGGTCTGCACGCCGCGGCCACCATGGGCCGGCTGCGCACCACGGTGCACAACTTCTCCACGCTGGACCTGCCGCCGGACGAACTCCTCGGCCATCTCGACGAACTCGTCGTCAGGATGGACCAGGACGAGGAGACCGGCGGCGGGTCGATCACCGGGGCCACCTGTCTGTACGCGATCTACGACGCGGTCTCCGGGCGGTGCTCGGTGGCCCGGGCCGGGCACCCCGGACCCGCCCTCGTCCTGCCCGACGGCACCGTGGAGTTCCCCGACATCCCGGCCGGTCTGCCACTCGGGATCGGTGGCATGCCCTTCGAGGCGATCGAGTTGGAGGTGCCCGAGGGGAGCCGTCTGGTGCTGTACACGGACGGTCTGGTGGAACGCCGTGACCAGGACATCGACGAGGGTGTGGCACAGCTGCGGAACGCCCTGGCAGGCCGCGACCGCACACCGGAGGAGACCTGCGACGACGTGCTGGAGGCCCTGCTGCCCACCCGCCCGGGCGACGACGTCGCCCTGCTCGTCGCCCGCACCCGCACCCTGGACCCGGCACGCCGCGTCCAGTGGCAGGTGGACCCGGACCCCGCAGCCGTCGCCGGCGTCCGCAAGGAGGCGATGCGCTGGCTCGCCGACCGTGGCCTCGACGAGGAGGGGTTCGTCACCGAACTGATCCTGAGCGAGCTCGTCACCAACGCGATCCGGTACGGCTCCGAGCCGATCAGCGTCCGGCTGCTGTACGACCGGGCCCTGATCTGCGAGGTGTCGGACTGCAGCAGCACCTCCCCGCACCTGCGCTATGCCGCGACGACCGACGAGGGCGGACGGGGCCTGTTCCTGGTCGCCCAGTTCGCCGAGCGCTGGGGCACCCGCTACACGGAGCGCGGCAAGGTCATCTGGTCCGAGCAGACGCTCGACGAGTCCCCGCCTTCCGGGTAG
- a CDS encoding discoidin domain-containing protein, protein MYAPPLFHRPAPSTGRRRTGVLAAVAGLVVSLLAFVPSTSASAAPSLLSQGKTVTASSQENYGTPATSAVDGDNGTRWSSAASDPQWIKVDLGSTASVSQIALKWETAYAKSYRIEFSTDDSTWSTAYSTTTSPGGTETLNVSGNARYVRLTGTTRATQYGYSLWEFQVFGTTGGGGGPQIPGGGDLGPNVLVFDPSTPGIQAKVDQIFKQQESAQFGTGRYALMFKPGTYNNINAQIGFYTSIAGLGLKPDDTTFNGDVTVDAGWFNGNATQNFWRSAENLALNPVSGTDRWAVSQAAPFRRMHVKGGLNLAPNGYGWASGGYIADSKIDGQVGPYSQQQWYTRDSSIGSWGNGVWNMTFSGVEGAPAQSFPNPPYTTLDNTPVSREKPFLYLDGNDYKVFVPAKRTNARGVSWNGTPQGESIPLSQFYVVKPGASAATINAAVQQGLHLLFTPGIYHVDQTINIDRANTVVLGLGLATIIPDNGVTAIKVGDVDGVKLAGLLVDAGPQNSQVLVQVGPDGASADHAANPTTVQDVFVRVGGAGAGKATTAMVINNDDTIVDHTWLWRADHGDGVGWETNRSDYGLQVNGDDVLATGLFVEHFNKYDVRWSGERGKTIFFQNEKSYDAPNQAAVQNGDTKGFAAYKVDDSVTTHEGWGLGSYCYYNVDPTIIQGHGFEAPVKPGVKFHDLLVVSLGGQGQYEHVINNTGSPTSGTSTVPSNVVSFP, encoded by the coding sequence ATGTATGCACCCCCCTTGTTCCACAGACCCGCGCCGTCGACCGGAAGAAGACGCACCGGCGTACTGGCCGCCGTCGCCGGTCTCGTCGTCTCGCTGCTGGCCTTCGTGCCGTCCACTTCCGCGAGCGCGGCACCCTCGCTGCTCTCGCAGGGCAAGACGGTGACCGCCTCCAGCCAGGAGAACTACGGCACCCCCGCCACGTCCGCCGTGGACGGCGACAACGGCACCCGCTGGTCGAGCGCCGCCTCCGACCCCCAGTGGATCAAGGTCGACCTGGGCTCCACCGCCTCGGTCAGCCAGATCGCGCTGAAGTGGGAGACCGCCTACGCCAAGAGCTACCGGATCGAGTTCTCCACGGACGACAGCACCTGGAGCACCGCCTACTCGACCACCACGAGCCCCGGCGGCACCGAGACGCTCAACGTCTCCGGCAACGCCCGCTACGTCCGGCTGACCGGCACCACCAGGGCCACCCAGTACGGGTACTCGCTCTGGGAGTTCCAGGTGTTCGGCACGACCGGCGGCGGAGGCGGCCCGCAGATTCCCGGCGGCGGCGACCTCGGCCCGAACGTCCTGGTCTTCGACCCGTCGACGCCGGGCATCCAGGCCAAGGTCGACCAGATCTTCAAGCAGCAGGAGTCGGCGCAGTTCGGCACCGGCCGCTACGCGCTGATGTTCAAGCCGGGCACGTACAACAACATCAACGCGCAGATCGGCTTCTACACCTCGATCGCCGGTCTCGGGCTGAAGCCGGACGACACCACGTTCAACGGTGATGTGACCGTCGACGCGGGCTGGTTCAACGGCAACGCCACACAGAACTTCTGGCGCTCGGCCGAGAACCTCGCGCTCAACCCGGTCAGCGGAACCGACCGCTGGGCCGTCTCACAGGCTGCGCCCTTCCGCCGCATGCACGTCAAGGGCGGGCTCAACCTCGCGCCGAACGGCTACGGCTGGGCAAGTGGCGGGTACATCGCCGACAGCAAGATCGACGGCCAGGTCGGACCGTACTCGCAGCAGCAGTGGTACACCCGGGACAGCTCCATCGGCAGCTGGGGCAACGGCGTCTGGAACATGACGTTCTCCGGCGTCGAGGGCGCCCCCGCCCAGAGCTTCCCGAATCCCCCGTACACCACCCTCGACAACACCCCGGTCTCCCGCGAGAAGCCCTTCCTCTACCTGGACGGCAACGACTACAAGGTGTTCGTCCCCGCCAAGCGCACCAACGCCCGCGGGGTCTCCTGGAACGGCACCCCGCAGGGCGAGTCCATCCCGCTGAGCCAGTTCTACGTGGTCAAGCCCGGCGCCTCAGCCGCCACCATCAACGCGGCGGTGCAGCAGGGCCTGCACCTGCTGTTCACGCCCGGCATCTACCACGTCGACCAGACGATCAACATCGACCGCGCCAACACGGTCGTACTCGGCCTGGGTCTCGCGACGATCATCCCGGACAACGGGGTCACCGCCATCAAGGTCGGTGACGTGGACGGCGTCAAGCTCGCCGGACTCCTCGTCGACGCCGGTCCGCAGAACTCGCAGGTACTGGTGCAGGTCGGCCCCGACGGCGCCTCGGCCGACCACGCGGCGAACCCGACCACCGTCCAGGACGTCTTCGTCCGGGTCGGCGGCGCGGGGGCCGGCAAGGCCACCACCGCCATGGTCATCAACAACGACGACACGATCGTCGACCACACCTGGCTGTGGCGCGCCGACCATGGCGACGGGGTGGGCTGGGAGACCAACCGCTCCGACTACGGCCTCCAGGTCAACGGCGACGACGTGCTGGCGACCGGCCTGTTCGTCGAGCACTTCAACAAGTACGACGTCCGCTGGTCCGGCGAGAGGGGCAAGACGATCTTCTTCCAGAACGAGAAGTCGTACGACGCCCCCAACCAGGCCGCCGTCCAGAACGGTGACACCAAGGGGTTCGCGGCCTACAAGGTCGACGACTCCGTCACCACCCACGAAGGCTGGGGACTGGGCAGCTACTGCTACTACAACGTCGACCCGACGATCATTCAGGGCCACGGCTTCGAGGCACCGGTGAAGCCCGGCGTGAAGTTCCACGACCTGCTCGTCGTCTCCCTCGGCGGCCAGGGCCAGTACGAACACGTCATCAACAACACCGGATCTCCCACGTCCGGCACCTCCACGGTCCCATCGAACGTGGTGTCGTTCCCCTGA